The DNA window GAGCCCGTGTTCTAGTACATCCCCCCACGGCATCGAGCGCCGAAGCATGAAGGCCTCGGGGTCGTAGCTCTCCTGGGCCGCGCGCTTGACGTGCGCGCTCTCCGGGGCGTCGGCGAGCTCCTCGTTCGAGGTGCGCTCGCGGCCGATGACGCGGTCGCGCTCGGTCGGCGCCAGGCGCTCGAAGGCGTCCAGGTCGTGCACCCAGCGCTGCACGGCGACGAAGCTGCTGCCGTCGAGCTCCGCGCCGGCGTGGCGCAGGATCGCCACCTCCGCAGCGCGCTCGCCCTTCGGGTTCTCCGTGCCGTCTTCGTAGCCGCTGAGGTCGCGTCCCCCCGCGTAGACGAAGGAAGGAACGTCCTCGTCGCAGCGAAAGGCGCTGCCGAGGGCCTGGGTCAGGTGGCGCGCACGGTGCACGAGCTCCCCCTGGTCGTCGCCACCGAGCGATAGCCAGAGCGCGCCTTGCGTGGAGGGAAATGCACCGCCGGGGCCGGAGAGGGCCGGAAAGGGGCGCAGGCCGGGAACGGCGCACCCCGCGGCGCGAAGGAGCGGGTCGCCGACGCCAACGATGGTCACTTCCGTCACGGTCAACCGCGAGAGCTGCCGCAGGGCCTCGACCGCTTCTGCCCCGGGAGCCAGGCCGAGCGTCAGGAAGCGTCCAGCCTTGGGCACGGGAGCCAGGATCTCGGGCTGGGAGGTGTGCATGGGACGGTCACCTCGCCGCCGCGGGGCGCGCCTCGCCCTCGCGTCGGGGCTTCAGGATCAGGCCCTGACAGCCGTAGCGCGGCACGAGCACGATGCGGGCGTCGATCGGCTGCTCGCGCATGAGCTGCGCCGCGGCCGCCTCCCAGCGGGCGCGGGCCTGGGTCCACGACGGACGGCCGTCCACCGACGGATCCAGGTTGCCGTGCAGCATCGCCACCGCACCCGGACGATCGGAGCGCAGGGTCGCCGCCACACGCGTGAGGAAGCCGACCATCGAGGCCTGATCGTAGAGGATGCCGCCGCACGAGGCCGGCGTCTCGCGGGGCGCCCGTCCCCCTCGCGGCTCGAGCGTGCGGTGCTCGCACGGACAGAGGCCGCGCCGCATGAGCACCAGGTCGTAGCCGCGCTCGTCGAGCCCGACGAAGTCCTGGCGGTTGTCGAGCACGCCCTGGGTCAGGTTGGGCAGGATCAGCCGCGCATCGGGCGGCGGCTGCACGTCGAGGTCGGTGCGATGGATCTGTAGGTTCGGCAGGAGACGACCGACCTCGAAGGCCCGCCCGAGGTAGTCCGGGCCGTCGGCGAGCATCAGCACCCGCCCCTCTCCCGCGGGGAACCGCCGCTCGTGCGCAGCGCGTACCTCGGCCGCGCGGTCTCCATAGAGCCAGGCCATCATCTCCTGCGCGTCGGCCGCGTCGGCCGGGGCCAGGATCCCGGCGGCCCGCGCCGGAAGGGCCGCAAGGAGCAGCCAGGGGACGAGCAGGACGCTTCGAGGGGGCAACCGCAGGGATGGGCGCATGAGCTTCTCCGGGGCCCTGGTGAATTGCACCCCCCGTGCCGGGCGCAACGAACCGGGGCGCCTCGCCGGGTTCGGCGCGGCTTGCGGCAACTGCCCGTGAGTCCACGGTTCGACGGGCTCCTCATCGAACTCCGTGAGCCCCGGCGCGCCCGAAGCCGCAGGGCCGGCTCGCCGTTTTCGGTGCCGTCTCCGGCTATCGAAGGAGCTCGCGCGCGGTACGGTGCCCGCCCCCAGGCTTGATGTTAGCCAGGGCATGACGGTCAAATAATAACGGATATCAACTGCAATTCTCGATATTTATGCTCGCGCCCGCGCACGATTGGCGGCCCCAAAGCGCCGCACCACTGTTACCGTCCCGCCTCTCAACAACCCGCAACCAGGAGCGTGACGGTGAACGAGTCCCACGAGATCCCCGTGCCGATGCAGGTGCTGCAGATGGCCACGAGCAAGATGCTGTCGCAGCCGCTCTACGTGGCCGCCAAGCTCGGCATCGCCGACCTGCTGGTCGATGGCCCGCTCAGCGTCGAGTCTCTGGCCCAGAAGACGAAGACGCACGCCGATTCCCTCTATCGCGTGCTGCGCGCGCTCGCGAGCGTGGGCGTCTTCGAAGAGAACGAGGGGCGCACCTTCCGGCTCACGCCGAAGGCCGAGACGCTCTGCGACCGGCCGGGCTCCACGCGCGGCATGGTGCTCTGGTTCGGCGATCCCGCCCATCATCGCGCCTGGGAGAACCTGCTCTACAGCGTGTATACGGGCAAGCCGGGCTTCGACAAGGCGCACGGCAAGCCGGTCTTCCAGTACTTCATGGAGAACCGCGAGCTGTCGGAGATCTTCAACCAGGCCATGACGGGCAACGCGCGCAACATCCACGCCGCCGTGCTCGAGGCCTACGACTTCGCGCCGATCAAGGTGCTCTACGACATCGGCGGCGGGCACGGGCACCTGATGGCGCAGGTGCTGGCCAAGACCCCGGGCCTGAAGGGCGGCGTCTTCGATCTACCCCACGTCGTCGAGGGAGCCCGCAAGGACCTGGCGAGCGCTGGCCTCGACGCGCGCTGCGAGTGCTTCGGCGGCGACTTCTTCGCCGGCGTCCCGGGCGGCGCCGACGCGCACATCATGTCCTTCATCCTGCACGACTGGAGCGACGACGAGTGCGTGAAGCTCCTCGGCCACTGCGCCAAGGCGCTGCCGGTCGGGGGACGGTTGCTGGTGATGGAGAACGTGGTGGCGCCGGGCAACGCGCCCTCTTTCGGCAAGCTCATCGACCTGGAGATGCTGGTCATGACGACCGGCCGCGAGCGCTCTCAGGCCGAGTTCGCGCAGCTCTTCGCGCGGGCGGGCTTTGCGCTGGAGCGCGTGGTGCCGACCAAGTCGCCGGTCTCGCTCCTCGAAGCGCGGCGCGTCTAGTCGGGTCCGCCCCCTCCAGACAGCTCGCCGGCCGTGCGGGCCGACTTCACCACCGGCCGCGAGAAGGAGACGAGCGCGTCCCGCAGGGAGAGCGTCCCGAGCCCCGAGAAGCGCGTGCCCGTGAAGGGGAAGGAGTCCGGGCTGCGCTGGCTCGTGTGATTCTGGTTCACGCGGGCCACGCTCACCTCGAGCCGCTCGGCGACGCGCGCCACGTCCTTCTCCGGCCCGAAGACGCTGACCTGCTGCCCAAAGGGCGTGTTGCGGTGCCAGCGGTAGACCTCCCTGAGGTCGTCGTAGATCACGACCGGCACCACCGGACCGAACTGCTCCTCCTTGGCGATCGTCATCTGGTCCGTGACGCCCCAGAGGAGCGCGGGACGCATGACCGACTGGTACGAGCTCCCGCCGGAGAGGAGCTCCGCCCCCTTGCCGAGCGCGTCGTCCACGTAGGCCTGCATCGCGCCCGCCTTCCCGGGCTCGACGAGCGGCGTGATCTTGGCGCCCTTCCGCCAGGGCATCGCCGGTTCGTAGGCGGCCATGCGCTCCTTGAGCAGCGGCTTGAGCTCGGCCGCGAGAGACCGCGGCACGAAGAGGATCTTCTCCGCGGTGCAGCGCTGCCCGTTGAAACCGAGCGCGCCCTCGAGGAGCTGGTCGACGATGGCCGCGGGCTTGGCCCCGCGCAGCACCACCCCGGCGTTCTTCGCCCCGAGGCCCAGGATCTTCTGGAGCCAGAGCTCCGGCTCGGGGTGCGACTTGACCACCGCGCGAGCGCCCCTCTCTCCGCCGATGAACGAGAGCACGTCGATCGCCGGTCGGCCCTGCCGCGTCTTGGCTTTCATGATCTCGGGCAGCAGCACACGCCCGTCACCCGGAAGCACGCTCACCACGCCCTTCGGGAAGGCCGCCGCAAAGCCCTCCAGGAGCGCCTGGTTGGCGAGGACGCCGAAGCGCGGCGTCTTGGCGATCACCACGTTCCCCATGAGCAGGGCCGGGATGATCGCCGTGAGGCCCTCGTTGATCGGGTAGTTGAAGGGCGCGACGGCGAGCACCGTACCCACCGGCTTCAGGGCCGTGCGCCCGAAGCGCTGCCCCCCGCCCTGCCCGTCCGAGTAGACCCGCCGGCCCTCCTCCTCCAGCGCGCGGGCCTCCACCAGCGTGCGCCGGACGTACTCGACGGTGCGCTTCACCTCCGTTCGCGCGGCTTCATACGGCTTGCCGATCTCGAGCATCAGCAGAGTGGCGATGCGGTCCGTGTTCACCTCGAGGTAGGTCGCAAACCTCTCCACCGCGGTGATGCGCTCCTCCATGCTGGCCCGCGGCCAGGCGCCCCGGCCACCCCGCCAGGCCTGCTGGGCCGCGCGAACCGCCGCCTTGGCGTCCTTCGGCCCGAGCGTCGGCTCGTAGCCGAGGAGCAGGGGCTCGAACTTCCCGCCGGCCTTGCGGACGCCGATGGGCGAGAAGACCGGGCGCTGCTTCTCCGGCGAGACCGTCAGAACCTGGCCGCCGATCAGATAGCGGGCGGCGTTGTCCTCCGGCCGCACGCGATACGCCTTCGGGAGACTCCGCGACGTCGGGAAGAGCTTCCGCAAGGCGGGGTCTTCCCACTTCGACGGACCCCGCTCGGGGGCCTTCGCCCGGAGGGCGGGCGCAAAGAGGGCGACCAGCACGAGGACGGTGAACCGCACGAGATGAACGCGCATCACTTTCTCCTAGCCCAACGGCAGCGCAGAGGACGACGGTCAAGTTGCAAGGCCCGGGCCATGGCACGCGTCCCCGCGCGGCAAGAAACCCCTGCGATCACGCGCCGTGCCGCTAGCACCGGCCCCCACGCGGGCAGCTAGCCGTGCAGCCGGATGACCAGACCGCTAGCCCCGCGCCCCCCGCTCGAGGAAGATGGAGCCGTGCGGCACCGACGAGCACAGCCACCGAGGCCCGAGCCCTCCGCGCGCGGGCGCGTCCTCTGGGCGGTCGTGCTGCTCCTGGGAGCTCCCCTTGGCGGGGGGTGCGACCGGATCCTGGGCTACCGGGCCGGGGCCGCGACCCGCGACGCAGCGGGGACCGGCGACGCCCATGCGGACAGCGCGGCCTTCGAGACCGGTCCTCGGGATGCGGTCTGGACCGGGCCCGATCAGGGAGATCAGCGTCCGCCGTCGGACGGCCTCGGACTCTCCGACGCCCCTAAGCCGACGGACGGGCTCGACCGGCGCGACGGGGTCCGCCCGCGCGATGGCGCCCATCCGCGCGACGCGACCATCGCCCGCGATACCGCCGCGCGGCGAGACGGCGCCTTCGTGACTCTCGACGGCATTACCGCCCTCGACAATGGAACGGCATGCACCGCGGGCCCCTGCACCTTCGACACCGCCTGCGCCTCGATCATTTCTCCCGCCCTCACCGCGAACTGGGCCCTGCAGGCCGGAACCTGGTCCCAGCAGAAGACGCCCGGCGCGTTCGTCATCCGGCTGCCCTGCGCCAGCGGCGCCTACACGGCGAAGCTGTCGGTGCGCGTCTCGGGGTCGAACTGCATCTTCTCGCTCTATCCGCGGAGCGCGGCGGGCACCCGCCTGTCCGAAGGGGTCCAGCTCATCGCGAGCGCGAACGGGGCGCTGGACCTCTATGTCTTCACCACCGTCGACGCCAACACCTTGCCCCGCATGATGGTAGGTCCCACGCCGCTCGCCCTGACGATTCGCCGCCAGCTCGCCGGGATCACCGTGACGCTCGACAGCGCGCTGCTCGGACCGGTGAGGCTCCCGGCCGGACCCATCTCCACGGTCCGGGAGCTCGAGGTCACGACGGAGAACTCCGCGAGCTGTTCGGCGGTGGTGATCGACGACCTGTCCGTCGGGCCCTGACCCGAGAGCTACTTGCCGTAGGTGCAGCCGCGCAGGGGATCGATCTTGCAGGTCGCGCAGCTCACGAAGTTGTTCGTGGCCCACTTGAACCCCGTGAGCGCGGTCGCGTCCTTGCGGCAGATCTGGTCGGCCTCGCGGGCGTTCGGACCAAAGGGGCCGCAGCGCCAGGTCCCCCACTCCTCGAGCCGACAGAAGGGGGTCATGTCCGTCCCCGCCGGGACGGGGTAGCGGTCGCAGACCTGCGAGCTCGGCTTGTCGTTCACCTCGGAGTAGCGGATGAGCACCGCCACCATGCCCGTGCGATAGGTGCTCTTCACCGCGGCGTCCCCGCTCTGGATCACGTTATAGAGCGGATCCGCTATTTCCCCGCGGTAGCGCAGCCGCACCTGGTCCTGCGGCGCGACGAAGAAGGTGCGGGCCAGGGTCGTGATGTGCGTGTAGAGCGAGCCCGAGGAGTCGATGGCCGCCAGCACCTTGAAGGGCTTGCTCACGAAGAGGCGCCCGTCGCCGTGCTTCTGCCGGTCCGCCGGAGTGGCGGCGTAGACCGCGCGGTCGGTCACGAAGCGCACCTCCATCACGCGGAAGAAGTCGTGCTGCTTCTGCACCTGCTCGGCGGGCACGCCGGAGAGGGTCACGATGCCGTCGGCGCAGTCGGGGCAGCGTGCGAGGGCGAGCTTGGTCCAGTCGTTGCTCGACCAGTTCACGAAGCGGTTGGCGAAGCCATCGTAGCCGTAGCGCGTGAGGGATCCCGGGATGAAATCACGCGAGTTGAACTTCGCCCAGGCGTCGGACGAATCGGTGAGCCCGAGGGTCTTGAAGAGGTCGTAGTTGGTCTGGCTCGTCTGGTTGTGGTGCTCGGGGACGAAATCGCACGCGGTGCGGAGCTTCTCGATGTCGCCCGTCACCGAGGCCGGCGGATTGCCGAAGCGCACCGTATTGATGAGGTCCAGCATCTTCGGGTCGTGGGTCCAGCCCATGTCCTGGTCGGTCTTGGGACGACCGTGCGCCGTGAAGTAGTTGTCGTACTTCTGCCGCTCGGTGCTGCCGGTGAGGACCACGTCCTTGCACTTCACGTAGCTCGCGCCGAAGTCGCGGCGTCCGCTCGTCGAATCGGCCCGCGGCAGGCTGCTGTCGGCCGCCGGCTTGCCGCCATCGGTAGCGGGCTTGACCCCGCTGTCCCGCCGTGGCGGTGGGGGCGTGCCGTCCCCGGCCCAGGCGTCGGCGCTCGGCGGTCCGCCATCCCCGACGGGCGTCGCATCCCCAGTGCGTCCGTCGGTCGCCGGGGCGCCGTCGAGAGCTCCCGTGCCTGGCCCCTGGTCCTCTCCCGAGGCGAGCTTGGCCGCGCAACCGGCCTGAAGGGCGCCGAGGGCCACGACGGCCGCACCGATGAAGAGACGAGGGCGGACGAATGACGGCAC is part of the Deltaproteobacteria bacterium genome and encodes:
- a CDS encoding Dyp-type peroxidase — protein: MHTSQPEILAPVPKAGRFLTLGLAPGAEAVEALRQLSRLTVTEVTIVGVGDPLLRAAGCAVPGLRPFPALSGPGGAFPSTQGALWLSLGGDDQGELVHRARHLTQALGSAFRCDEDVPSFVYAGGRDLSGYEDGTENPKGERAAEVAILRHAGAELDGSSFVAVQRWVHDLDAFERLAPTERDRVIGRERTSNEELADAPESAHVKRAAQESYDPEAFMLRRSMPWGDVLEHGLYFVAFGASLDPFERVLRRMAGLDDGIPDALMRFTRPVSGGYYWCPPLRGERLDLRAVGL
- a CDS encoding methyltransferase, which translates into the protein MQVLQMATSKMLSQPLYVAAKLGIADLLVDGPLSVESLAQKTKTHADSLYRVLRALASVGVFEENEGRTFRLTPKAETLCDRPGSTRGMVLWFGDPAHHRAWENLLYSVYTGKPGFDKAHGKPVFQYFMENRELSEIFNQAMTGNARNIHAAVLEAYDFAPIKVLYDIGGGHGHLMAQVLAKTPGLKGGVFDLPHVVEGARKDLASAGLDARCECFGGDFFAGVPGGADAHIMSFILHDWSDDECVKLLGHCAKALPVGGRLLVMENVVAPGNAPSFGKLIDLEMLVMTTGRERSQAEFAQLFARAGFALERVVPTKSPVSLLEARRV
- a CDS encoding aldehyde dehydrogenase family protein, producing the protein MRVHLVRFTVLVLVALFAPALRAKAPERGPSKWEDPALRKLFPTSRSLPKAYRVRPEDNAARYLIGGQVLTVSPEKQRPVFSPIGVRKAGGKFEPLLLGYEPTLGPKDAKAAVRAAQQAWRGGRGAWPRASMEERITAVERFATYLEVNTDRIATLLMLEIGKPYEAARTEVKRTVEYVRRTLVEARALEEEGRRVYSDGQGGGQRFGRTALKPVGTVLAVAPFNYPINEGLTAIIPALLMGNVVIAKTPRFGVLANQALLEGFAAAFPKGVVSVLPGDGRVLLPEIMKAKTRQGRPAIDVLSFIGGERGARAVVKSHPEPELWLQKILGLGAKNAGVVLRGAKPAAIVDQLLEGALGFNGQRCTAEKILFVPRSLAAELKPLLKERMAAYEPAMPWRKGAKITPLVEPGKAGAMQAYVDDALGKGAELLSGGSSYQSVMRPALLWGVTDQMTIAKEEQFGPVVPVVIYDDLREVYRWHRNTPFGQQVSVFGPEKDVARVAERLEVSVARVNQNHTSQRSPDSFPFTGTRFSGLGTLSLRDALVSFSRPVVKSARTAGELSGGGGPD